GCTTCACGAGTATCCGCAAAATCTGCGGCTGCATAATCAATGAATCCATACCTATTTTCGTAATTGCCTGTTAAGCGCTCTTCAATCTTAACAAGCGGAATAGCTGCCTTGTCAATAGTTGAATCGTCATAAAAAAATTTGCGAGTTGCTATTAGATTCTCACTCTCACTAATTTCTTCCGTGGAATATTCATAATTCAATTAATTGAATAGCAAAATTGCTGGATTTGGTGTTCCCTATAAAGAATATGAATCAAATGCTTTTTTTGTCGATCTTGAGAACCTAAAGGCTATTGTAAAATTTTATGACAGGTAACCAACTACGAAAATTAGAAGCCGAGCTCTGGAGAGCCGCCGACCAGCTAAGAGCTAATAGCAAGTTGACGGCCAGCGAATATTCAATGCCCGTATTAGGTTTGATATTTCTTCGCCATGCCTTTAACCGCTTTGAAAAAGTAAGGGACGAAATTGAAAAGAATTTACCCACACATCCGCAACGAGGTAAACGGAAAGTAACTCCCAAAGACTTTGAAGAAAAATCTGCGATGTTTTTGCCGGAGAATTCCCGGTTTGACAAATTGGTTTCACTCCCTGAAGGAAGTGATTTAGGTGCTGCCATTGACGAAGCCATGAAGGCAATAGAAGAAATCAACCCTAAACTGATTGGCATTTTACCTAAGAACTATTCCATTTTCAGTAAAGATTTATTGCAGGAGTTGCTGCGCATTTTCAACAAAGAAGTTTTGCAGAAAGCAGAAGGTGATGTGTTCGGGAAAATTTATGAATACTTCCTCAACAAATTCGCCATGACCGGTGCACAGGAAGGCGGAGAATTTTTTACGCCTTTCAGCCTGGTGCAAACAATTGTGAATGTAATTGAGCCGGATCACGGAACAGTCTTCGATCCTGCTTGTGGGAGTGCAGGCATGTTTGTACAGACCGGCTATTTTATAGAAAGTGAAGGCCTGAAACCGGCAGAAAAAGTTACTTTTTACGGACAGGAAAAAGCGGAAACAAATACCCGCTTGGCTAAAATGAATTTAGCTGTGCATGGCTTGGAAGGAAACATACAGGAAGGCAATACCTTTTATGAAGACAAACACGATTTAAGAGGCAAGTGTGATTTTGTAATGGCCAATCCGCCTTTTAATGTGGATGGAGTTGACAAAGCAAAAGATATTGTAAAGCGCGACCCACGATTGTCGTTCGGTTTGCCGAAGAACGACAACGCCAATTATCTGTGGATACAATATTTCTATTCCTATCTCAAAGCACCAATTAAAGGCTCTGGTGGCAGGACAGGTTTTGTAATGGCCTCTTCTGCAAGCGATGCTGGACACAGCGAAAAAGATATCCGCGAGAAGCTGGTAAAAACCGGAGCAGTAGATGTGATGCTGGCTATTGGCAACAACTTCTTTTACACCCGATCATTACCTTGCACTCTGTGGTTTTTTGATCGTGGAAAGGAACTCATTCCACTAACTAAGGGCAAGCGCAATGCAGATACCGTGCTGATGCTGGATGCCCGAAAAATTTACCGCAAGGTAACCAGCAAGGTAAATGACTTTAGCCCAGAGCAACTACAAAACTTAATTTGTATTGTAAATCTCTACAGGGGCAACACTAAAAAGTTTGAGCGCACTGTAAAAAGCTATTTGGAAACAGCTTCCGCTTTGGCGAAAGAAACCGCTCAAGAAACCATTGCATTGCAAAAGAAATTGCAGAAAGTGTATCAAATGGTTTACGATTTTGCTGCTAAATACCACGAAGAAAACACAACAGTTACCCCGTTTAAGGATGCGCTAAAGCAGATAGAAACCATCAGCATCTACAAACAACAAAATAATCTTGTTGAGGTGGTGAACATGGGCCCGGCAATGAGAAAAACTGAAACAACTACTTTAGAAAACATAGCACATCTGTGCAAAGCCATCCGTAAGCCACAGGACAAACTTGTTAAACAGTTGCTGGACACCATTGCAACTGCTACAAAAGAATACCAACTGAACAAAAACAAAGACTGGAAAGAGTTGAACCTGAAAGAACAACTCGATCAACTACGTGTCTTACAGTTACAACTCAGTGGCAACCCCAATGAAGATGAACCAGGACTGTTACACGAAACCGAATATTTCTGGAAACAAGCCCACTGGCTGCAAAGCCGTTTCCCGGATGGTATTTATACCAATGTGGAAGGTTTATGCAAAGTAGTAACCCAAAAAGAAATTGAAGGCAAAGACTGGAGTTTAAACCCTGGCAGGTATGTCGGCGTTGATACTGCTACTGATGATGATTTTGATTACGAAGAACGCCTTAATGAAATACACATTGAATTGGAAGGATTGAATGAGGAAGCTATCGCTTTGGCTAATGCTATTGCAGGTAATTTTAAAGAGATTGCTATATGAAATTCAAAAAAAGCAATCTTGCAAATGAAACCTTGTATTTGAAAAGAGGTATTTCTCCTAGATATGTTGAAGGAGATGGAATTACAATTATCAATCAGAAATGCATTCGTCAAAGAAGAATTCATTTTGAATTTTCTAAAGTGTGTGATAACCTAAAAGATATACCAGAAGAAAAATTCTTAAGACGAGGAGATATCTTAATTAACTCAACAGGCAAAGGAACATTAGGAAGATCAGCACAAATAAAAACAGATTTTGAGGAACCCCTTTTAGTGGATACACATATTACAATTGTTCGTGCTGGAGAAAATATGGATCCTTTCTATTTGGGCCATTTAATTTCATTTAAAGAACCATACATTGAAGCGTTGGGAAAAGGTTCAACCCAACAATTAGAGCTTTCGAGAACTGATCTTGGCGAAATTGAAATTGAACTTCCTCCTCTCCCCACCCAACACAAAATCGCCTCCATCTTATCGGCTTATGATGATTTGATAGAAAACAATTTGAAGCGAATAGAATTGTTGGAGGAGAAGGCGTTTGTTAGCTACATGTTGATGGATAAAGTTGATAAATACAAACTCTCTGATTTATATGATACAAGTTCAGGAGGAACACCATCAAGATCTAATGCAGAATATTTTACAGGAGAAATTAATTGGTTTAAATCAAAAGAATTAGCTGATAGTATTTTATTAGAAAGTGAAGAGAAAATAACTGAAGGGGCGGTTGATAAATCTTCCGCCAAATTATTTCCAACCGGATCAGTGATAATGGCAATGTATGGAGCTACTATTGGTAAGCTAGGTATGCTTTCAATGCCTTCTACAACAAATCAGGCATGTTGTGCCATTGTTGAAAAAGATAAGGTTCGAAGCAATTACTACATTTTAAACTGGTTACTTGAAAATCGTGAATATGTTTTGAGTTTCAGAATGGGCGCGGCTCAAGAAAATATTAGTCAACAAGTAATTAAAAATCTTTTAGTTACAATTCCCAAAGAAGCTGATTTGAAAATTTTCAATTTTGAAATGACCCCGAATTATCAATTAATCAAAAACATTCACCAGCAAAACACCAAACTTCGGGAGGCGCGGGATTTATTGTTGCCGAGATTGATGAGTGGAGAGATAGAAGTTTAAAAATTGAATTTAAATATCCGAATATGGAAGAGAAGGATAAACAGGCATGGTTGAAGGGCATTGAAAAAGCCATATCCCATTTAGATTCTAATAAGTGGGATAAACAAAACAACAGTAGGAAATATGATTTTGTAAATAACGGAAAATCCTATCCTCCAAAATTAGTTTTAAGATCTGCGATGGATTACATATCAGAAAATCATCCAGAAATTAATATTCCCACACGTGCTGGAGGTGAACCTGTTAATGATTTTCTTCGGCAGTTTGGTTTTACAGTAAGAAAAAAGAATGAAATGGATATAATATCAGAATTAATAGAAAAATACAAAGAGCATGTCCGGAAATATCGCCTGGAAGGTGAAATATACAAGTGGGAATTGTTGGCTAAATTTAAAGGCAGACCAGACGTAAATGCGAAGGACTTCTTTAATGAAATCAAGAGTATAAATTTCAAAAATCTCATTTATCCCGTCGGTATTTCGGTTGTTCATCACCTTGCAAAGGATCAAACTGAACCTTACAGAGGCTGTTTCAAAGTTTTATTTGACGAGAATATTGAGCTTGAACAGAGGTTAAAGCACTTCAATGAGGAAACGCTTAAACTTTATAAAGTAATTGCACCGAAAGAAAAGCTTTCGCATCATCAGGATGAAAGAACAATTGCAACTTTTCTAACTTACCATGATCCTGATAAATATTCATTTTACAAAGATTCCTTCTATCAAAAATATTGTAAACTGATTGGAATTGATGCAAAGAGAGCAGGCGAGAAATATCTGCATTATCTGGAACTGATTGAAGAACTTATAAGTGAATATATAAATGATGATCAGGAACTTCTTGATCTGGTGTATGGAATAATTCCCTTAAATTATTATAAGGATCCTAATCACAAAATACTGGCTCAAGACATTTTATATCAAACATTGGATAGAATACCGAAGATGAATGGTGTAGTTGCTTTAATGGCATCAGATGGCACCGGATGGCAGGATGAACATATTGAAGAGTTAAAAAATTTCGATGCTTCTATTATTTGGAACAGTAAAAGACCAAGCGGTACTGACGAAACAATAGCTTTCTTAAGAAACATCATTGACGATGGCAATTCATTTAACCTTTACTATAGTTCACAAGGTTTTGTTAATTACAAGGCAACCATTCTAGATTTTGCTGAAACTCAGGAAGAACTTGATCAGAAGAATTGGGATAATATCTATGGAAATGTTATGTATTACCAAAATAAATTCAGTGAATATAAGGATAACAGTAAAGGTGCTACTATAGTTTTCTTGGCTAAATCTCTCGAAAAAATCAATCCAATACCTGTAAAGGATTTCAAGTTTTATAAGAATCATAA
The genomic region above belongs to Chitinophagaceae bacterium and contains:
- a CDS encoding restriction endonuclease subunit S encodes the protein MKFKKSNLANETLYLKRGISPRYVEGDGITIINQKCIRQRRIHFEFSKVCDNLKDIPEEKFLRRGDILINSTGKGTLGRSAQIKTDFEEPLLVDTHITIVRAGENMDPFYLGHLISFKEPYIEALGKGSTQQLELSRTDLGEIEIELPPLPTQHKIASILSAYDDLIENNLKRIELLEEKAFVSYMLMDKVDKYKLSDLYDTSSGGTPSRSNAEYFTGEINWFKSKELADSILLESEEKITEGAVDKSSAKLFPTGSVIMAMYGATIGKLGMLSMPSTTNQACCAIVEKDKVRSNYYILNWLLENREYVLSFRMGAAQENISQQVIKNLLVTIPKEADLKIFNFEMTPNYQLIKNIHQQNTKLREARDLLLPRLMSGEIEV
- a CDS encoding SAM-dependent DNA methyltransferase is translated as MTGNQLRKLEAELWRAADQLRANSKLTASEYSMPVLGLIFLRHAFNRFEKVRDEIEKNLPTHPQRGKRKVTPKDFEEKSAMFLPENSRFDKLVSLPEGSDLGAAIDEAMKAIEEINPKLIGILPKNYSIFSKDLLQELLRIFNKEVLQKAEGDVFGKIYEYFLNKFAMTGAQEGGEFFTPFSLVQTIVNVIEPDHGTVFDPACGSAGMFVQTGYFIESEGLKPAEKVTFYGQEKAETNTRLAKMNLAVHGLEGNIQEGNTFYEDKHDLRGKCDFVMANPPFNVDGVDKAKDIVKRDPRLSFGLPKNDNANYLWIQYFYSYLKAPIKGSGGRTGFVMASSASDAGHSEKDIREKLVKTGAVDVMLAIGNNFFYTRSLPCTLWFFDRGKELIPLTKGKRNADTVLMLDARKIYRKVTSKVNDFSPEQLQNLICIVNLYRGNTKKFERTVKSYLETASALAKETAQETIALQKKLQKVYQMVYDFAAKYHEENTTVTPFKDALKQIETISIYKQQNNLVEVVNMGPAMRKTETTTLENIAHLCKAIRKPQDKLVKQLLDTIATATKEYQLNKNKDWKELNLKEQLDQLRVLQLQLSGNPNEDEPGLLHETEYFWKQAHWLQSRFPDGIYTNVEGLCKVVTQKEIEGKDWSLNPGRYVGVDTATDDDFDYEERLNEIHIELEGLNEEAIALANAIAGNFKEIAI